The proteins below are encoded in one region of Brassica napus cultivar Da-Ae chromosome A6, Da-Ae, whole genome shotgun sequence:
- the LOC106400532 gene encoding NDR1/HIN1-like protein 10 isoform X2 encodes MPPPSHHGPPPVRHQQPYYRSYSSSSSASLKGCCCCLFLLLAFLALVVLAVVLIVILAVKPKKPQFDLQQVAVMNMGITSPDNPNPSVMDPTTASLSFTIRLLFTAGNPNKVGIRYGESSFTVMYKGLPLGRATVPGFYQDAHSTRNVEATIAVDRVNLMQGNAADLVKEASLNDRVELTVKGDVSAKIRVMNFDSPGVQVLTSFLSLFFSVLSEKDLA; translated from the coding sequence ATGCCTCCACCCAGTCATCACGGACCTCCTCCGGTGAGGCATCAGCAACCTTATTACCGGAGCtactcctcctcctcatcagcATCTCTCAAGGGATGCTGCTGCtgcctcttcctcctcctcgctTTCCTAGCGCTTGTGGTACTCGCGGTGGTGCTGATCGTGATACTAGCGGTGAAGCCGAAGAAACCGCAGTTCGATCTGCAGCAAGTGGCAGTGATGAACATGGGAATCACATCCCCGGATAATCCCAACCCTAGCGTTATGGATCCAACCACCGCCTCCCTCTCCTTCACAATCCGCCTGCTCTTCACCGCCGGTAACCCGAACAAAGTTGGGATCAGGTACGGCGAGTCCAGCTTCACGGTGATGTACAAAGGCTTGCCACTGGGGAGAGCGACGGTGCCTGGATTCTACCAGGACGCGCATAGCACGAGGAACGTGGAGGCGACCATTGCTGTAGATAGAGTGAATCTTATGCAAGGCAACGCGGCCGATCTAGTCAAAGAGGCTTCGTTAAACGACCGAGTCGAGCTCACTGTTAAAGGAGACGTTAGTGCTAAGATCCGAGTCATGAACTTCGATTCCCCAGGCGTTCAGGTTCTTACATCTTTTTTGtctcttttcttttcagttCTGTCGGAAAAGGATTTAGCTTAA
- the LOC106400529 gene encoding transmembrane protein 87A-like — MDSEKLLHLSLFLPLLLSFHFKISESSAHIYPSQPFHDVGNSLLLYGGSEGIFASSRSFIRFENITLWRTNDLQRKGRNGLVQAVIFEASDRNNIGGSAYGGQRSICCTPDLAKLQGCKQGEIIRIPSARDPNWPILLRARFKGKTLSAKMEDTEIQITKTGMYNLLFISCDSKLKGLKMTGKTVWKNPEGYLPGRMAPLMRFYVYMSFAYLLLSALWFFQYLRFRKDILQLQHCVTVVIVLGLLEMVFWYLDYANFNNTGKRPLALTTWVVTIGAFRKTVSRILILCVSMGFGVVKSTLGGLTSKVLLVGATYFVASEMLDIAENVGIIDDVSGRAKLFLVLPDAFLDAFLILWIFTSLSRTLEQLQMKRTSVKLDIYRKFSNALAVLVVASVAWIVYEVHFKATDPFNERWQTAWTITAFWDVIAFVLLCIICYLWTPSQNSQRYAYSGEVDEENEEVQSLTGGKQDGDISLVKLEKDSGSDTEEDIEEDKRE; from the exons ATGGATTCGGAAAAGCTGCTCcacctctctctcttcctcccaCTTCTCCTCTCTTTCCACTTCAAAATCTCCGAATCCTCCGCCCACATCTACCCTTCCCAGCCCTTCCACGATGTCGGCAACTCTCTCCTCCTCTACGGCGGCAGCGAAGGAATCTTCGCCTCTTCCCGATCTTTCATCAGGTTCGAGAACATCACTCTCTGGAGAACAAACGACTTACAGCGAAAAGGACGTAACGGCCTAGTCCAAGCCGTGATCTTCGAGGCCTCGGATCGCAACAACATCGGCGGCTCAGCTTACGGCGGCCAGAGATCCATCTGCTGCACTCCAGATCTGGCCAAGCTCCAAGGCTGCAAGCAAGGCGAGATCATCCGGATCCCTTCCGCGCGCGATCCCAATTGGCCTATCCTCTTACGCGCCAGATTCAAAGGGAAAACCTTATCTGCTAAGATGGAAGACACTGAGATTCAAATCACGAAGACTGGAATGTACAATCTCTTGTTTATATCGTGTGATTCGAAGCTCAAGGGGCTTAAGATGACTGGGAAGACTGTTTGGAAGAATCCTGAGGGTTACCTTCCCGGGAGAATGGCTCCGTTGATGAGGTTCTATGTGTACATGTCGTTTGCGTATTTGCTGCTCAGTGCCCTGTGGTTCTTCCAGTACTTGAGGTTTAGGAAAGATATACTGCAGCTTCAGCATTGTGTAACGGTTGTTATTGTTCTTGGTTTGCTTGAGATGGTGTTTTGGTATTTGGATTATGCGAATTTTAATAATACTGGGAAGAGGCCGTTGGCGCTTACGACTTGGGTTGTTACTATTGGTGCTTTTAGGAAGACTGTGTCTAGGATTCTGATTCTTTGTGTTtcgatggggtttggggttgtTAAGTCTACTCTTGGTGGTCTTACTTCTAAGGTTTTGCTTGTTGGAGCTACTTACTTTGTGGCTTCTGAGATGCTTGATATAGCTGAGAATGTTGGTATAATCGATGATGTGTCTGGAAGAGCCAAGCTTTTTCTTGTCTTGCCTGATGCCTTCCTGGATGCGTTTCTCATATTGTGGATCTTTACCTCTCTCTCGAGAACACTGGAACAGTTACAG ATGAAGAGGACCTCGGTGAAGTTGGATATTTACCGGAAATTCTCAAATGCTCTAGCGGTTTTGGTTGTTGCATCTGTTGCTTGGATAGTGTATGAG GTGCACTTCAAAGCAACGGATCCTTTCAATGAACGATGGCAGACTGCTTGGACTATAACTGCCTTCTGGGATGTTATTGCATTTGTGTTGCTATGTATTATTTGCTATCTCTGGACCCCGTCCCAGAACTCTCAGAG ATATGCGTATTCGGGAGAAGTggatgaagaaaacgaagaagtTCAGTCTTTGACAGGGGGAAAGCAAGATGGTGATATTAGCTTAGTCAAGCTAGAGAAGGATAGTGGCTCGGACACGGAAGAAGATATTGAGGAAGATAAGAGGGAATGA
- the LOC106400528 gene encoding probable galacturonosyltransferase 4 isoform X1, which produces MVTFRNLVLFLLLLTVAAPILLYTDPSASFTTTPSSKRDFLDEVTALVSIILFPSIDVFFKVYSFLTLFLIQSFNSDGNHLNLLPRESPAVVRRDVVGVVYSTQDSDSSRRQETRGDQFSARVLSATDDETQSQTVNPIQQVTDAASKVVDKPSDMHVSADTSQARERMHVQLIQKATEKVDEQEPKDSGAEKERGNVVMPDAQVRHLKDQLIRAKVYLSLPAAKANPHFVRELRLRVKEVQRVVLDASKDSDLPKNAVEKLKAMEQTLAKGKQIQDDCSTVVKKLRAMLHSAEEQLRVHKKQTMFLTQLTAKTIPKGLHCLPLRLTSDYYALNSSEQQFPNQEKLEDNQLYHYALFSDNVLAASVVVNSTVTNAKHPSKHVFHIVTDRLNYAAMRMWFLNNPPGKATIQVQNVEEFTWLNSSYSPVLKQLSSRSMIDYYFRAHHTNSDANLKFRNPKYLSILNHLRFYLPEIFPKLSKVLFLDDDIVVQKDLSGLWSVDLKGNVNGAVETCGESFHRFDRYLNFSNPLISKNFDPRACGWAYGMNVFDLDEWKRQNITEVYHRWQNLNQDRELWKLGTLPPGLITFWKRTYPLERRWHVLGLGYNPSVNQRDIERAAVVHYNGNLKPWLEIGLPKYRGIWSKHVDYQHVYLRECNINP; this is translated from the exons ATGGTGACGTTCCGAAACCTCGTTCTCTTCTTATTGCTCCTCACCGTCGCTGCTCCTATCCTTCTCTACACCGATCCCTCCGCCTCCTTCACGACCACCCCATCTT CTAAACGCGATTTTCTCGATGAAGTAACTGCTTTGGTTAGTATCATTCTCTTCCCCTCCATTGATGTGTTCTTCAAAGTTTACTCCTTTTTAACGCTTTTCTTGATTCAGAGTTTCAATTCCGATGGAAACCATTTGAATCTGCTTCCAAGG GAATCTCCGGCGGTGGTGAGAAGAGACGTCGTGGGTGTAGTCTATTCCACGCAAGACTCTGATTCTTCGCGGAGGCAAG AAACGAGGGGGGACCAGTTCTCTGCTCGTGTTCTTTCGGCCACCGACGATGAAACTCAGTCTCAAACTGTCAATCCCATCCAACAAGTCACTGATGCAGCTTCAAAGGTGGTGGATAAGCCAAGTGATATGCACGTTTCTGCTGACACCTCCCAGGCTAgg GAAAGGATGCATGTTCAGTTAATTCAGAAAGCCACTGAAAAGGTTGATGAGCAAGAGCCTAAAGATTCTGGAgctgagaaagagagaggaaatGTGGTGATGCCTGATGCTCAGGTGAGGCATCTTAAAGATCAGCTGATTAGGGCAAAGGTTTATCTTTCACTTCCAGCTGCCAAGGCTAATCCCCATTTTGTGAGAGAGCTTCGTCTCCGTGTTAAAGAAGTTCAACGGGTTGTCTTAGATGCCTCCAAGGATTCCGATCTCCCAAAGAA TGCTGTAGAAAAGTTGAAAGCAATGGAGCAAACGTTGGCCAAAGGCAAGCAGATCCAAGATGACTGTTCCACGGTGGTGAAGAAGCTACGTGCAATGCTCCACTCGGCAGAGGAGCAGCTACGAGTCCATAAGAAGCAAACCATGTTCTTGACGCAATTGACTGCCAAGACGATTCCAAAGGGCCTTCACTGCCTTCCTCTACGCCTCACTAGCGATTATTATGCTTTGAATTCGTCTGAACAACAATTCCCGAATCAGGAGAAACTAGAAGATAATCAGCTTTATCACTATGCCCTCTTCTCTGATAACGTTTTGGCTGCATCAGTTGTTGTTAACTCTACCGTTACCAATGCGAAG CATCCCTCAAAGCATGTCTTCCACATCGTCACGGACAGACTCAACTATGCGGCAATGAGGATGTGGTTTCTAAACAACCCACCAGGCAAAGCCACCATCCAGGTTCAGAACGTTGAAGAGTTTACATGGCTGAACTCAAGCTACAGTCCTGTTCTCAAACAGCTTAGTTCTCGATCGATGATAGACTACTACTTCAGGGCACACCATACAAATTCAGATGCCAACTTGAAGTTCCGGAATCCAAAATACTTATCCATCCTTAATCATCTTCGCTTTTACTTGCCTGAGATCTTTCCAAAGCTCAGCAAGGTGCTCTTCTTGGATGATGATATAGTTGTGCAGAAGGACCTGTCTGGTCTTTGGTCAGTTGATCTGAAGGGTAATGTCAACGGTGCTGTTGAGACTTGTGGGGAAAGCTTCCATCGCTTTGACCGATACCTGAACTTCTCAAATCCACTCATCTCCAAGAATTTTGACCCTCGTGCTTGTGGATGGGCGTATGGTATGAATGTTTTTGACCTTGACGAATGGAAGAGGCAAAACATCACAGAGGTCTACCATCGATGGCAGAATCTG AATCAAGACCGAGAATTATGGAAGCTAGGTACACTACCGCCTGGTCTCATCACGTTTTGGAAACGAACATACCCGCTAGAACGGAGATGGCACGTGCTGGGACTTGGATACAACCCAAGTGTGAACCAGAGGGATATTGAGAGGGCAGCCGTCGTACATTATAACGGTAACCTCAAACCATGGCTAGAGATTGGGCTTCCAAAATATCGAGGCATCTGGTCAAAGCACGTCGACTATCAGCACGTTTATCTCAGAGAATGCAACATCAATCCTTAG
- the LOC106401468 gene encoding origin of replication complex subunit 4 has translation MGNENPAEKALNLIRGRLCDPTFVFRPLSASSDSNYSKLKFIVSTSVTEGCNNSILLLGPRGSGKAAVLDLVVGDLMEEYPDSVTLISLNGLLHSEDNCAFKEIARQLCMEHHLLFSKMASFDENSQFIIAMLRECGLAHKTIIFVLDEFDMFAQGKQRLLYSLLDAMQSVTSQAVVVGISSRLDADQLLEKRVRSRFSHRKILFLPPSREEIDSLLEHLLSLPADSSFPSGYVSQFNEKIKNITSDTRFKDMLKTFLNANSTVNSLLKFIFRAVSSMNLESGLLSLENFKTALSSMQRQPKLEAVRDCSILELYLLVCMRRLEVKEQSSYNFISVMKEYKTIHDSFQTSDFYAQNVCLRAFEHLREREVICYAENRGQSQAGEYRSMKLLISASELHQGMRSHACCPAILLKLLDH, from the exons ATGGGCAATGAGAATCCGGCGGAGAAAGCCCTAAATCTGATTCGCGGGCGACTCTGCGATCCTACTTTCGTCTTCAGACCGCTTTCTGCTTCTTCAGACAGCAACTACAG CAAGCTGAAGTTCATTGTGTCGACCTCTGTCACGGAAGGATGCAACAATTCAATCTTGCTTCTGGGCCCTCGTGGCTCTGGAAAAGCTGCT GTGTTGGATCTTGTTGTTGGCGATTTAATGGAAGAGTATCCAGATTCAGTAACATTA ATCAGCTTGAATGGACTCCTGCACAGTGAGGATAATTGTGCATTTAAG GAAATTGCTAGACAGTTGTGTATGGAACACCACCTGCTCTTCTCCAAAATG gcatCATTCGATGAGAATTCGCAATTCATAATAGCCATGCTAAG gGAATGTGGACTAGCACATAAGACAATCATCTTTGTGCTTGATGAATTCGACATGTTTGCACAG GGAAAGCAACGGTTGCTGTACAGTTTGCTGGATGCGATGCAATCTGTAACATCCCAAGCTGTTGTCGTCGGTATTAGTTCTCGACTG GACGCTGACCAACTCCTTGAGAAAAGGGTGAGATCTCGCTTTTCACACAGGAAAATTTTGTTTCTTCCTCCATCTAGGGAAGAAATTGACAG TTTATTGGAACACCTGCTTTCTCTACCAGCAGACTCTAGCTTCCCCAGTGGATATGTTTCTCAGTTCAATGAAAAGATTAAG AATATAACATCAGATACGAGATTCAAAGACATGCTGAAGACATTTTTAAATGCCAATTCTACTGTCAACAGTTTGCTGAAGTTTAT ATTCCGCGCTGTTTCTTCAATGAATTTGGAATCTGGCCTCCTCTCTCTTGAGAACTTCAAAACAGCACTTTCAAGTATGCAAAGGCAACCAAAATTGGAAGCCGTCAGAG ATTGTTCCATACTGGAGCTTTATCTTTTAGTATGCATGAGGAGGTTAGAAGTGAAAGAGCAAAGCTCATACAACTTCATCAGTGTGATGAAAG AGTATAAGACGATACACGATTCTTTTCAGACCTCAGACTTCTACGCACAAAATGTCTGCCTACGT GCATTTGAGCACCTGAGAGAGCGAGAAGTTATATGCTACGCAGAGAATAGAGGACAGTCTCAGGCAGGTGAGTACCGTTCCATGAAGCTTTTAATATCGGCCTCTGAGCTTCATCAAGGAATGAGATCTCATGCCTGTTGCCCC GCCATTCTTCTCAAGTTATTGGACCATTGA
- the LOC106400532 gene encoding NDR1/HIN1-like protein 10 isoform X1: MPPPSHHGPPPVRHQQPYYRSYSSSSSASLKGCCCCLFLLLAFLALVVLAVVLIVILAVKPKKPQFDLQQVAVMNMGITSPDNPNPSVMDPTTASLSFTIRLLFTAGNPNKVGIRYGESSFTVMYKGLPLGRATVPGFYQDAHSTRNVEATIAVDRVNLMQGNAADLVKEASLNDRVELTVKGDVSAKIRVMNFDSPGVQVSVNCGIGISPRKQALIYKQCGFDGLTV; encoded by the exons ATGCCTCCACCCAGTCATCACGGACCTCCTCCGGTGAGGCATCAGCAACCTTATTACCGGAGCtactcctcctcctcatcagcATCTCTCAAGGGATGCTGCTGCtgcctcttcctcctcctcgctTTCCTAGCGCTTGTGGTACTCGCGGTGGTGCTGATCGTGATACTAGCGGTGAAGCCGAAGAAACCGCAGTTCGATCTGCAGCAAGTGGCAGTGATGAACATGGGAATCACATCCCCGGATAATCCCAACCCTAGCGTTATGGATCCAACCACCGCCTCCCTCTCCTTCACAATCCGCCTGCTCTTCACCGCCGGTAACCCGAACAAAGTTGGGATCAGGTACGGCGAGTCCAGCTTCACGGTGATGTACAAAGGCTTGCCACTGGGGAGAGCGACGGTGCCTGGATTCTACCAGGACGCGCATAGCACGAGGAACGTGGAGGCGACCATTGCTGTAGATAGAGTGAATCTTATGCAAGGCAACGCGGCCGATCTAGTCAAAGAGGCTTCGTTAAACGACCGAGTCGAGCTCACTGTTAAAGGAGACGTTAGTGCTAAGATCCGAGTCATGAACTTCGATTCCCCAGGCGTTCAG GTATCAGTGAATTGCGGGATAGGCATTAGTCCGAGGAAGCAGGCTCTGATTTACAAGCAATGTGGCTTTGATGGCCTCACCGTTTAA
- the LOC106402122 gene encoding sarcoplasmic reticulum histidine-rich calcium-binding protein has translation MDSKKFMQMVEEKKRQILEKKEAPLKWEQKLEAAAKAAGTKEKKSKKRRHRDASESSSESDSSPEVRRKSRRGHSKHRRHKRRSSSSSDEYESGSEDEPRMKIRHHRRHKSHSSKQASDDDNMEDARRKHAKRHRHGEVVTSSDSEEEKGGRRRGKYHRHNRGSASSSDSEDGGKSRKRRQHKRHRWAAESSSEDDGAMRRGRHRKHDRESASETDGMLSDEKREHNANK, from the coding sequence ATGGACTCCAAGAAGTTCATGCAGATGGTGGAGGAGAAGAAACGACAGATTCTTGAGAAGAAGGAAGCTCCTTTGAAATGGGAGCAGAAGCTAGAGGCGGCTGCCAAGGCTGCTGGAACCAAGGAGAAGAAGTCAAAGAAGCGAAGACATAGGGATGCCTCTGAATCGAGCTCAGAAAGTGATAGTAGCCCTGAGGTGAGAAGAAAGTCGAGAAGAGGCCACAGTAAGCACCGGAGGCATAAGAGAAGGTCCTCAAGTAGCAGTGATGAGTACGAAAGCGGGTCAGAGGACGAGCCCAGGATGAAGATAAGGCACCACCGGAGGCACAAGTCGCATAGCTCAAAGCAGGCTTCTGATGATGACAATATGGAAGATGCCAGAAGAAAGCATGCAAAGCGTCACAGGCATGGCGAGGTGGTTACTTCAAGTGATAGCGAGGAAGAGaaaggaggaagaagacgaggGAAATATCACAGACACAACAGAGGTTCAGCCTCGTCCAGTGACTCGGAGGATGGTGGAAAGAGTAGAAAGAGAAGGCAACACAAAAGGCATCGATGGGCAGCAGAGTCTTCAAGTGAGGATGATGGAGCAATGCGAAGGGGAAGGCATCGTAAACATGACAGAGAGTCAGCATCCGAAACTGATGGAATGTTGTCAGATGAGAAGAGAGAGCACAACGCAAACAAGTGA
- the LOC106400528 gene encoding probable galacturonosyltransferase 4 isoform X2 has product MVTFRNLVLFLLLLTVAAPILLYTDPSASFTTTPSSKRDFLDEVTALSFNSDGNHLNLLPRESPAVVRRDVVGVVYSTQDSDSSRRQETRGDQFSARVLSATDDETQSQTVNPIQQVTDAASKVVDKPSDMHVSADTSQARERMHVQLIQKATEKVDEQEPKDSGAEKERGNVVMPDAQVRHLKDQLIRAKVYLSLPAAKANPHFVRELRLRVKEVQRVVLDASKDSDLPKNAVEKLKAMEQTLAKGKQIQDDCSTVVKKLRAMLHSAEEQLRVHKKQTMFLTQLTAKTIPKGLHCLPLRLTSDYYALNSSEQQFPNQEKLEDNQLYHYALFSDNVLAASVVVNSTVTNAKHPSKHVFHIVTDRLNYAAMRMWFLNNPPGKATIQVQNVEEFTWLNSSYSPVLKQLSSRSMIDYYFRAHHTNSDANLKFRNPKYLSILNHLRFYLPEIFPKLSKVLFLDDDIVVQKDLSGLWSVDLKGNVNGAVETCGESFHRFDRYLNFSNPLISKNFDPRACGWAYGMNVFDLDEWKRQNITEVYHRWQNLNQDRELWKLGTLPPGLITFWKRTYPLERRWHVLGLGYNPSVNQRDIERAAVVHYNGNLKPWLEIGLPKYRGIWSKHVDYQHVYLRECNINP; this is encoded by the exons ATGGTGACGTTCCGAAACCTCGTTCTCTTCTTATTGCTCCTCACCGTCGCTGCTCCTATCCTTCTCTACACCGATCCCTCCGCCTCCTTCACGACCACCCCATCTT CTAAACGCGATTTTCTCGATGAAGTAACTGCTTTG AGTTTCAATTCCGATGGAAACCATTTGAATCTGCTTCCAAGG GAATCTCCGGCGGTGGTGAGAAGAGACGTCGTGGGTGTAGTCTATTCCACGCAAGACTCTGATTCTTCGCGGAGGCAAG AAACGAGGGGGGACCAGTTCTCTGCTCGTGTTCTTTCGGCCACCGACGATGAAACTCAGTCTCAAACTGTCAATCCCATCCAACAAGTCACTGATGCAGCTTCAAAGGTGGTGGATAAGCCAAGTGATATGCACGTTTCTGCTGACACCTCCCAGGCTAgg GAAAGGATGCATGTTCAGTTAATTCAGAAAGCCACTGAAAAGGTTGATGAGCAAGAGCCTAAAGATTCTGGAgctgagaaagagagaggaaatGTGGTGATGCCTGATGCTCAGGTGAGGCATCTTAAAGATCAGCTGATTAGGGCAAAGGTTTATCTTTCACTTCCAGCTGCCAAGGCTAATCCCCATTTTGTGAGAGAGCTTCGTCTCCGTGTTAAAGAAGTTCAACGGGTTGTCTTAGATGCCTCCAAGGATTCCGATCTCCCAAAGAA TGCTGTAGAAAAGTTGAAAGCAATGGAGCAAACGTTGGCCAAAGGCAAGCAGATCCAAGATGACTGTTCCACGGTGGTGAAGAAGCTACGTGCAATGCTCCACTCGGCAGAGGAGCAGCTACGAGTCCATAAGAAGCAAACCATGTTCTTGACGCAATTGACTGCCAAGACGATTCCAAAGGGCCTTCACTGCCTTCCTCTACGCCTCACTAGCGATTATTATGCTTTGAATTCGTCTGAACAACAATTCCCGAATCAGGAGAAACTAGAAGATAATCAGCTTTATCACTATGCCCTCTTCTCTGATAACGTTTTGGCTGCATCAGTTGTTGTTAACTCTACCGTTACCAATGCGAAG CATCCCTCAAAGCATGTCTTCCACATCGTCACGGACAGACTCAACTATGCGGCAATGAGGATGTGGTTTCTAAACAACCCACCAGGCAAAGCCACCATCCAGGTTCAGAACGTTGAAGAGTTTACATGGCTGAACTCAAGCTACAGTCCTGTTCTCAAACAGCTTAGTTCTCGATCGATGATAGACTACTACTTCAGGGCACACCATACAAATTCAGATGCCAACTTGAAGTTCCGGAATCCAAAATACTTATCCATCCTTAATCATCTTCGCTTTTACTTGCCTGAGATCTTTCCAAAGCTCAGCAAGGTGCTCTTCTTGGATGATGATATAGTTGTGCAGAAGGACCTGTCTGGTCTTTGGTCAGTTGATCTGAAGGGTAATGTCAACGGTGCTGTTGAGACTTGTGGGGAAAGCTTCCATCGCTTTGACCGATACCTGAACTTCTCAAATCCACTCATCTCCAAGAATTTTGACCCTCGTGCTTGTGGATGGGCGTATGGTATGAATGTTTTTGACCTTGACGAATGGAAGAGGCAAAACATCACAGAGGTCTACCATCGATGGCAGAATCTG AATCAAGACCGAGAATTATGGAAGCTAGGTACACTACCGCCTGGTCTCATCACGTTTTGGAAACGAACATACCCGCTAGAACGGAGATGGCACGTGCTGGGACTTGGATACAACCCAAGTGTGAACCAGAGGGATATTGAGAGGGCAGCCGTCGTACATTATAACGGTAACCTCAAACCATGGCTAGAGATTGGGCTTCCAAAATATCGAGGCATCTGGTCAAAGCACGTCGACTATCAGCACGTTTATCTCAGAGAATGCAACATCAATCCTTAG
- the LOC106401692 gene encoding sec-independent protein translocase protein TATC, chloroplastic has translation MGSTSTSTSSAALIHHFRLTNLSFDSPRKPPYTVSFCNSLKEGGLRHGVTRRRSKGLDPVVRLSAFGENSGDSPTETTPGVGSALEDRPALEDASFEQEEKASSVYEFLYPAKDELPDDKEMTIFDHLEELRERIFVSVLAVGAAIAGCFAYSKDLIVFLEAPVKTQGVRFLQLAPGEFFFTTLKVSGYCGLLLGSPVILYEIIAFVLPGLTRAERRFLGPIVFGSSLLFYAGLAFSYWVLTPAALNFFVNYAEGVVESLWSIDQYFEFVLVLMFSTGLSFQVPVIQLLLGQVGVVSGDQMLSIWKYVVVGAVVVAAVVTPSTDPVTQMLLATPLLGLYLGGAWMVKLTGR, from the exons ATGGGCAGCACAAGCACAAGCACGAGCTCTGCTGCTCTAATCCACCATTTCCGGCTCACCAATCTCAGTTTCGATTCGCCTAGAAAGCCTCCCTACACTGTGAGTTTCTGCAATTCGTTGAAGGAAGGTGGACTCCGACACGGTGTGACGCGACGACGTAGCAAAGGGTTAGACCCGGTGGTTCGCTTGTCAGCTTTTGGTGAAAATTCCGGAGATTCACCAACGGAAACCACTCCCGGAGTTGGCTCTGCTTTAGAAGACAGACCAG CTTTGGAAGATGCGTCCTTTGAGCAAGAAGAGAAAGCAAGTTCGGTCTATGAGTTTCTGTATCCTGCCAAAGATGAGCTCCCTGATGACAAAGAGATGACTATATTCGATCACCTGGAGGAGCTCCGGGAGAGAATATTCGTCTCGGTTTTGGCTGTGGGAGCTGCGATCGCGGGTTGCTTCGCCTACTCCAAAGATCTAATCGTGTTTCTTGAAGCTCCCGTCAAAACACAAGGTGTACGGTTTCTTCAGCTAGCTCCAGGCGAGTTTTTCTTCACAACTTTGAAG GTCTCGGGTTATTGTGGGCTTCTACTAGGGAGTCCAGTGATACTGTATGAGATTATAGCTTTTGTACTTCCTGGTCTGACACGAGCTGAGAGAAGGTTTCTGGGGCCAATTGTGTTTGGTTCCTCCTTGCTCTTCTATGCTGGACTTGCCTTCTCCTACTGGGTTTTAACCCCTGCTGCCTTGAATTTCTTTGTGAATTACGCAGAAGGGGTGGTTGAATCTCTCTGGTCTATCGACCAGTACTTTGAGTTTGTACTAGTGCTTATGTTCAGCACCGGCCTTTCTTTCCAG GTTCCGGTAATTCAGTTACTCCTTGGACAAGTAGGGGTGGTGTCGGGAGATCAAATGCTTTCAATATGGAAATATGTTGTGGTGGGTGCGGTGGTTGTAGCAGCTGTGGTCACGCCCTCGACGGACCCTGTCACTCAGATGCTCCTAGCTACACCGCTTCTGGGGCTCTACTTGGGTGGTGCATGGATGGTGAAGCTCACAGGTCGGTGA
- the LOC106400531 gene encoding myb family transcription factor PHL7-like produces the protein MEADDGGNNSSHASKQRLRWTHELHERFVDAVAQLGGPDRATPKGVLRVMGVQGLTIYHVKSHLQKYRLAKYLPDSSSEGKKTDKKESGDVLSGLDGSPGTQITEALKLQMEVQKRLHEQLEVQRQLQLRIEAQGKYLKKIIEEQQRLSGALGESSGPVTGESDPATPAPTSEFPLQGKSGKECEPDKSLSVDESHSSYREALTPDSGCNIGSQDESAGEERSSKKPRLMRGGAAGYTSEMVVAHPILESGMNTSYHQADHALAFDHPSTSLLGAEDGLNKVSEDVL, from the exons ATGGAAGCAGACGACGGTGGGAACAATTCTAGCCATGCTTCCAAACAACGTTTGCGTTGGACGCATGAGCTTCATGAACGCTTTGTTGATGCCGTGGCACAACTTGGTGGTCCTGACA GAGCTACACCTAAGGGCGTTCTTAGAGTGATGGGTGTACAAGGGTTAACAATTTATCATGTCAAGAGTCACTTACAG AAATATCGTCTTGCAAAGTATCTGCCTGATTCGTCGTCTGAAG GGAAGAAAACCGATAAGAAAGAGTCTGGAGATGTGCTATCTGGGTTGGACGGTTCACC GGGAACGCAGATAACTGAAGCCCTCAAGTTGCAGATGGAAGTTCAGAAACGATTGCACGAGCAACTAGAA GTGCAAAGACAGCTGCAACTCAGGATAGAAGCACAAGGGAAGTACTTAAAGAAGATAATTGAAGAGCAACAGCGACTCAGTGGAGCTCTTGGCGAATCCTCAGGGCCAGTAACAGGCGAATCAGATCCTGCAACCCCTGCCCCAACATCCGAGTTTCCCCTACAGGGTAAATCTGGCAAAGAATGTGAGCCAGACAAGAGCCTTTCAGTTGACGAGTCTCATTCATCTTACCGGGAGGCATTGACACCAGACTCTGGGTGTAACATTGGGTCTCAAGACGAGAGCGCAGGAGAAGAGAGATCATCAAAGAAGCCTAGATTGATGAGAGGAGGTGCAGCTGGTTATACATCTGAGATGGTGGTGGCGCACCCAATACTAGAATCAGGCATGAACACTTCTTACCATCAGGCAGACCATGCTCTCGCCTTTGACCATCCATCTACATCACTGCTAGGGGCTGAAGATGGATTGAACAAGGTTTCAGAAGACGTTCTATGA